Proteins encoded by one window of Heterodontus francisci isolate sHetFra1 chromosome 12, sHetFra1.hap1, whole genome shotgun sequence:
- the LOC137375661 gene encoding magnesium transporter NIPA2-like, producing MPKAIVMTEHNCSEGSYVTLTCPSTSCEALCQIVDVKDLTLNASLALDPSGKSPDFYIGLALAIFSSCLIGISVILKKKGLLRLAQIGSTRAGDGGHGYLKDWMWWAGLLTMGFGEAMNFAAYAFAPATVVTPLGALSVLVSAVLSSYLLQERLNLLGKLGCMFCVLGSTVMVMHAPQEEEVKTLEEMALKLKEPGFIVFACLLLIAVLFLIFYTAPRHGHTNILVYIAICSLIGAFSVSSVKGIDISIRGCFANLPVYKHPLTWILIFSLLASIITQVNYLNKSLDIFNTSVVYPIYYVFFTTVVITTSVILFKEWYSMSVIDIVGTIAGFGTIILGVFMLHVFKDLNFSLKNLPKTLKVQEEVCVTPMLKLDDKHILIESTDNAVFTEEKPRVFVIYG from the exons GATCGTATGTGACACTGACATGCCCTTCAACTTCCTGTGAGGCCTTGTGTCAGATTGTCGATGTGAAAGATTTAACCCTGAATGCATCTTTGGCACTGGATCCATCAGGGAAATCTCCTGACTTTTATATCGGCCTGGCCTTAGCCATTTTCTCCAGCTGCCTCATCGGGATCAGTGTCATTCTAAAGAAGAAGGGGCTTCTGCGATTGGCTCAAATAGGCAGCACTAGAGCAG GGGACGGTGGCCATGGTTACCTGAAGGATTGGATGTGGTGGGCTGGCCTTCTAACAA TGGGCTTTGGAGAAGCGATGAACTTTGCTGCATATGCTTTTGCCCCTGCAACGGTTGTCACTCCACTGGGAGCGCTCAGTGTCCTTGTCAG TGCTGTGTTGTCGTCCTATCTGCTGCAGGAGAGACTGAACCTGTTGGGGAAGCTGGGCTGTATGTTCTGCGTTCTGGGGTCAACTGTGATGGTGATGCATGCACCTCAAGAGGAGGAGGTGAAAACACTGGAAGAAATGGCACTGAAACTCAAAGAACCAG GATTCATAGTGTTTGCTTGCCTCTTACTGATCGCAGTACTCTTCCTCATCTTCTACACGGCCCCCAGACATGGACACACCAACATCCTAGTCTACATTGCCATCTGCTCCCTCATCGGTGCTTTCTCCGTCTCATCTGTGAAAGGGATTGACATTTCCATCCGGGGGTGCTTCGCCAATCTCCCGGTGTACAAACACCCATTAACCTGGATTCTCATCTTCTCCCTGCTAGCCTCCATCATCACCCAGGTCAACTACTTGAACAAATCCCTGGACATTTTCAACACCTCGGTGGTCTATCCCATTTATTATGTGTTCTTCACCACTGTAGTTATCACCACCTCAGTCATCCTGTTCAAAGAGTGGTACAGCATGTCTGTCATTGACATTGTGGGTACTATTGCTGGCTTCGGAACCATTATTCTCGGTGTCTTCATGCTTCATGTCTTTAAAGACCTGAATTTCAGCCTGAAGAACTTGCCAAAGACGCTCAAGGTGCAAGAGGAAGTCTGTGTCACTCCCATGCTGAAATTAGACGACAAACACATCCTTATAGAAAGCACGGACAACGCAGTGTTCACTGAGGAGAAGCCCAGAGTCTTTGTTATTTATGGGTGA